One region of Xylanimonas ulmi genomic DNA includes:
- a CDS encoding OsmC family protein, whose product MTVQHDYVVGLTWSDAAGTGSFGGYSRDHELIFPDKAATLPASAPEWFRGDKARYSAGELFVAAIASSHMVRFLEVASQVGLVVVRYDDEVVGTARLGSRGDGQIADLTLRPSLTVRPGPHAHAAEVTRMHRRAQSMSLVRPCLTIEVSIEPGALTVLDQDPAPAGAVSPAS is encoded by the coding sequence ATGACGGTGCAGCACGACTACGTGGTGGGGCTGACCTGGTCGGACGCTGCAGGCACGGGCTCGTTCGGCGGGTACTCCCGCGACCACGAGCTGATCTTCCCGGACAAGGCGGCGACGTTGCCGGCCTCGGCACCCGAGTGGTTCCGGGGTGACAAGGCCCGCTACAGCGCGGGCGAGCTGTTCGTCGCCGCGATCGCCTCAAGCCATATGGTGCGCTTCCTCGAGGTGGCCTCCCAGGTGGGGCTCGTGGTCGTGAGGTACGACGACGAGGTGGTCGGCACCGCAAGGCTCGGCTCGCGCGGCGACGGCCAGATCGCCGACCTGACGCTGCGCCCGAGCCTGACGGTGCGGCCCGGCCCGCACGCCCACGCGGCCGAGGTGACCCGGATGCACCGGCGGGCGCAGTCCATGAGTCTGGTCCGACCGTGCCTGACGATCGAGGTCAGCATCGAGCCGGGCGCCTTGACGGTGCTCGACCAGGACCCGGCGCCCGCCGGGGCTGTCAGCCCCGCGTCATAG
- the uvrC gene encoding excinuclease ABC subunit UvrC: protein MPDPATYRPAPGEIPTSPGVYRFRDPHGRVIYVGKAKSLRSRLSSYFQDLANLHPRTQTMVTTAASVEWTVVGTEVEALALEYSWIKQFDPRFNVKYRDDKSYPFLAVTMGEAFPRAQVMRGAKRPGTRYFGPYGHAWAIRETLDLLLRVFPIRTCSAGVFRRAGRSGRPCLLGYIDKCSAPCVGRVSAEEHRQLAQDFCDFMAGDTQRFVRRLERRMREAAESQEYEQAARLRDDIQALQRALEKNAVVLGDATDADIFALAGDELEAAVQVFHVRGGRIRGQRGWVVEKVEDVTDAELVEHLLQQVYGGEDADASSVPREVLVPVLPPDPQQVTAWLTGLRGSRVEVRVPQRGDKRELAETVRANAEHALALHRTRRAGDLTTRSQALRELQEALDLESAPLRIECYDVSHTQGTYQSASMVVFEDGLARKSEYRSFSVRGPEGDGARDDTAAMHEVITRRFRRYLADRSRSDELELELESGEVDATSADAPERRRFAYPPNLVVVDGGPPQVAAAQRALDELGITDVALCGLAKRLEEVWVPGEEYPVILERSSEGLYLLQRVRDEAHRFAITQHRKRRSKGMTASALDGVPGLGPARQKALLTHFGSVKRLRAASVEEIASVRGMGTTTAQAVVAALRPPSSGSSDAPGAADGEAAGMLGA from the coding sequence ATGCCCGATCCCGCCACCTACCGCCCTGCGCCGGGGGAGATTCCGACGTCGCCGGGGGTGTACCGGTTCCGGGACCCGCATGGGCGCGTCATCTACGTCGGCAAGGCCAAGAGCCTGCGCTCGCGCCTGTCGAGCTACTTCCAAGACCTGGCGAACCTGCACCCGCGCACCCAGACCATGGTCACCACCGCGGCGTCGGTCGAGTGGACGGTCGTGGGCACCGAGGTCGAGGCGCTCGCGCTGGAGTACTCGTGGATCAAGCAGTTCGACCCGCGGTTCAACGTCAAGTACCGCGACGACAAGTCCTATCCGTTCCTCGCGGTGACGATGGGCGAGGCGTTCCCGCGCGCCCAGGTCATGCGCGGCGCCAAGCGACCGGGCACGCGGTACTTCGGACCGTACGGGCACGCGTGGGCGATCCGCGAGACGCTCGACCTGCTGCTGCGCGTCTTCCCGATCCGCACCTGCTCGGCCGGGGTGTTCCGGCGCGCGGGGCGCAGCGGGCGCCCGTGCCTGCTCGGGTACATCGACAAATGCTCGGCGCCGTGCGTGGGGCGTGTCAGCGCCGAGGAGCACCGCCAGCTCGCGCAGGACTTCTGCGACTTCATGGCCGGGGACACGCAGCGCTTCGTGCGGCGGCTCGAGCGGCGCATGCGCGAGGCCGCCGAGAGCCAGGAGTACGAGCAGGCCGCGCGTCTGCGCGACGACATCCAGGCGCTGCAGCGCGCGCTGGAGAAGAACGCGGTGGTGCTCGGCGACGCGACCGACGCCGACATCTTCGCGCTCGCGGGCGACGAGTTGGAGGCCGCGGTCCAGGTGTTCCATGTGCGCGGCGGGCGCATCCGCGGCCAGCGCGGCTGGGTGGTCGAGAAGGTCGAGGACGTCACGGACGCCGAGCTCGTCGAGCACCTGTTGCAGCAGGTGTACGGAGGCGAGGACGCCGACGCCTCGTCCGTGCCGCGTGAGGTGCTCGTGCCCGTGCTGCCGCCCGACCCGCAACAGGTGACGGCCTGGCTCACGGGTCTGCGGGGGTCGCGCGTCGAGGTGCGCGTCCCGCAGCGCGGTGACAAGCGCGAGCTGGCCGAGACGGTCCGCGCCAACGCCGAGCACGCGCTGGCCCTGCACCGCACGCGGCGCGCCGGCGACCTGACGACCCGCAGCCAGGCGCTGCGCGAGCTGCAGGAGGCGCTCGACCTGGAGAGCGCGCCGCTGCGCATCGAGTGCTACGACGTCTCGCACACCCAGGGCACCTACCAGTCGGCGTCGATGGTGGTGTTCGAGGACGGGCTGGCCCGCAAGAGCGAGTACCGCTCGTTCAGCGTGCGCGGCCCCGAGGGCGACGGCGCCCGCGACGACACGGCGGCGATGCACGAGGTCATCACACGGCGCTTTCGCCGCTACCTCGCCGATCGGTCGCGCTCGGACGAGCTCGAGCTGGAGCTCGAGTCGGGCGAGGTCGACGCGACGTCCGCGGACGCGCCCGAGCGCCGTCGCTTCGCCTACCCGCCCAACCTCGTCGTCGTCGACGGCGGACCGCCGCAGGTCGCGGCGGCCCAGCGCGCGCTGGACGAGCTCGGGATCACCGACGTCGCGCTGTGCGGCCTGGCCAAACGGCTCGAAGAGGTGTGGGTGCCCGGCGAGGAGTACCCCGTCATCCTCGAGCGCTCGTCCGAGGGCCTGTACCTGCTGCAGCGCGTGCGCGACGAGGCGCACCGCTTCGCCATCACCCAGCACCGCAAGCGCCGCTCGAAGGGGATGACGGCCTCGGCCCTCGACGGTGTGCCCGGCTTGGGCCCGGCGCGGCAGAAGGCGCTGCTGACCCACTTCGGCTCGGTCAAGCGGTTGCGCGCCGCGAGCGTCGAGGAGATCGCGAGCGTGCGCGGGATGGGGACGACGACGGCGCAGGCCGTCGTCGCGGCGCTGCGTCCGCCGTCGTCGGGGTCCAGTGACGCGCCGGGCGCGGCGGACGGCGAGGCGGCTGGCATGCTGGGCGCATGA
- the rapZ gene encoding RNase adapter RapZ, with protein MTEPTNPPTVPHGIPAIEAATRAPERQEPEVLVITGMSGAGRTRAASVLEDLDWFVVDNLPPMMIIPLVDLMTRAGSAVERLAVVVDVRGRQYFAELAGALGHLRAAGVQYRILFLDASDAELVRRFEAVRRPHPLQGDGRILDGIGEERRALAVIQGRADTVIDTTALSVHDLAREVRLAVGDGAADVLRVNVVAFGFKYGLPLDADHVVDVRFLANPYWITELRHLTGRDGPVRDYVLSRPGAREFVERYVSALEPVLSGYLHEEKRYATIAVGCTGGKHRSVAIAEEIATRLRAQGLRVTVTARDLGKE; from the coding sequence ATGACGGAGCCCACGAACCCGCCCACGGTGCCGCACGGGATCCCCGCGATCGAGGCGGCGACGCGCGCCCCCGAGCGCCAGGAGCCTGAGGTGCTCGTCATCACCGGCATGTCGGGCGCCGGGCGCACGCGCGCGGCGAGCGTGCTGGAGGACCTCGACTGGTTCGTCGTCGACAACCTGCCGCCCATGATGATCATCCCGCTCGTCGACCTCATGACGCGGGCCGGCTCCGCGGTCGAACGGCTCGCGGTCGTCGTCGACGTGCGCGGGCGGCAGTACTTCGCCGAGCTCGCCGGCGCGCTGGGGCACCTGCGCGCGGCGGGCGTGCAGTACCGCATCCTCTTCCTCGACGCGTCGGACGCCGAGCTGGTGCGCCGGTTCGAGGCGGTGCGCCGGCCACACCCGCTCCAGGGCGACGGGCGCATCCTCGACGGCATCGGCGAAGAGCGCCGCGCGCTGGCCGTGATCCAGGGCCGCGCCGACACCGTCATCGACACCACCGCGCTCTCGGTGCACGACCTGGCGCGCGAGGTGCGCCTCGCGGTCGGCGACGGCGCCGCGGACGTGCTGCGGGTCAACGTCGTGGCGTTCGGCTTCAAGTACGGGCTGCCGCTCGACGCCGACCACGTGGTCGACGTGCGCTTCCTGGCGAACCCGTACTGGATCACCGAGCTGCGCCACCTGACGGGGCGCGACGGGCCCGTGCGCGACTACGTGCTCTCACGCCCCGGCGCGCGCGAGTTCGTCGAGCGGTACGTCTCGGCGCTCGAGCCGGTCCTGTCCGGCTACCTGCACGAGGAGAAGCGATACGCGACCATCGCCGTCGGGTGCACGGGCGGCAAGCACCGCTCGGTCGCGATCGCCGAGGAGATCGCCACGCGCCTGCGCGCCCAGGGCCTGCGCGTGACCGTGACCGCCCGCGACCTGGGCAAGGAGTGA
- a CDS encoding gluconeogenesis factor YvcK family protein produces MALPSTKPAVVALGGGHGLSASLRALRHVSDRLTAVVTVADDGGSSGRLREELGVLPPGDLRMALAALTDDSDWGRTWSAVLQHRFATAGPLDQHAVGNLLITALWELLGDTVTGLDWVGRLLGARGRVLPMAAVPLIVEADVREDDGSLRTVVGQVNVATASGHVERLRLRPQDPPACEEAVAAVREADWVVLGPGSWFSSVLVHLLVPRLSQALHETRARRCVTLNLAPDAETSGLTAVDHLEALHRHAPDLRVDVVLADPSAVEDVVETERAAAALGAELVMRQVALGDGTARHDALRLGAAYRDVFEGVLGDVGAA; encoded by the coding sequence GTGGCATTGCCCTCGACCAAGCCCGCCGTCGTCGCGCTCGGCGGCGGCCACGGCCTGTCGGCCAGCCTGCGCGCCCTGCGCCACGTCTCCGACCGGCTGACCGCGGTGGTGACCGTCGCCGACGACGGCGGGTCCTCGGGGCGGCTGCGCGAGGAGCTCGGGGTGCTGCCGCCCGGAGACCTGCGCATGGCGCTGGCCGCCTTGACCGACGACTCGGACTGGGGCCGGACGTGGTCGGCCGTGCTGCAACACCGATTCGCGACCGCCGGTCCCCTCGACCAGCACGCCGTCGGCAACCTGCTCATCACCGCTCTGTGGGAGCTGCTCGGCGACACCGTGACGGGGCTCGACTGGGTCGGGCGGCTCCTGGGCGCCCGCGGGCGGGTGCTGCCCATGGCCGCGGTGCCCCTCATCGTCGAGGCCGACGTGCGCGAGGACGACGGCTCGCTGCGCACCGTCGTCGGGCAGGTCAACGTCGCCACGGCCTCGGGGCACGTCGAACGGCTGCGGCTGCGTCCGCAGGACCCGCCGGCGTGCGAGGAGGCCGTGGCGGCCGTGCGAGAGGCCGACTGGGTGGTGCTGGGCCCGGGCTCGTGGTTCTCGTCGGTGCTCGTGCACCTGTTGGTGCCACGTCTGTCGCAGGCGCTGCACGAGACCCGCGCGCGGCGCTGCGTCACGCTCAACCTCGCGCCCGACGCCGAGACCTCAGGGCTCACGGCCGTCGACCACCTCGAGGCGCTGCACCGGCACGCGCCCGACCTGCGCGTCGACGTCGTGCTGGCCGACCCGTCGGCGGTCGAGGACGTCGTGGAGACCGAGCGCGCGGCCGCGGCGCTCGGGGCGGAGCTGGTCATGCGCCAGGTGGCCCTCGGCGACGGCACGGCCCGCCATGACGCGCTGCGCCTGGGCGCCGCGTACCGGGACGTGTTCGAGGGCGTGCTGGGCGACGTCGGAGCGGCGTAG
- a CDS encoding AMP-dependent synthetase/ligase, producing the protein MLETTTPLRLCVPPSVNIDAILRERLRAEPDAVLAEVRRGDAWEPVTVAEFDAQVTAVAKGLVALGVDPGDTVGILSRTRYEWTLLDFAAWAAGAVPVPIYETSSAEQVHWILANSGISLLVVESDANAATVASVRDRAPMCREVLVLDPQDGGAGAIAALTAAGAHVPDAEVERRRRLATTDDLATIIYTSGTTGRPKGVELTHGNFTLTALNTVADVPEVFNGQGRAMLFLPLAHVFARFIEVIAVAGGSVLGHCPDVRDLVASLKQFQPTYVLGVPRIFEKVYNAAEQSSAAEKARGYFNWATAVAIAYSRALDTPRGPSLWLRFQRLFADGLVYSKLRGQFGGKAKYAVSGGGPLGERLGHFYRGVGINIIEGYGLTECTAPTSVNRPGGTRIGSVGTPLPGCSARIAEDGEILLRGPHIFRGYHNDPAATAEAFDGEWFRTGDLGAIDEDGFLSITGRKKEIIITAGGKNVAPAVLEDRVRAHALVSQCVVVGDNRPFIGALITLDPEGLAGWLTMHGKPSMTVEQAMTDPDVLASLDAAVARANEAVSKAESIRKHRLLTGDFTIANGYLTPSMKVKRAVVLADFADDVEALYSAGRDREPAAAR; encoded by the coding sequence GTGCTCGAGACCACGACCCCGCTGCGGCTCTGCGTGCCGCCCTCGGTCAACATCGACGCGATCCTGCGCGAGCGCCTGCGCGCCGAGCCGGACGCCGTGCTCGCCGAGGTGCGCCGTGGTGACGCCTGGGAGCCGGTGACCGTCGCGGAGTTCGACGCGCAGGTGACCGCCGTGGCCAAGGGCCTGGTCGCGCTCGGGGTCGACCCGGGCGACACCGTGGGCATCCTGTCGCGCACCCGGTACGAGTGGACGCTGCTCGACTTCGCCGCCTGGGCGGCCGGCGCCGTGCCGGTGCCGATCTACGAAACCTCCAGCGCCGAGCAGGTGCACTGGATCCTCGCCAACTCGGGGATCTCACTGCTCGTCGTCGAGTCCGACGCCAACGCTGCCACGGTGGCGAGCGTGCGCGACCGCGCGCCGATGTGCCGCGAGGTGCTCGTGCTCGACCCCCAGGACGGGGGCGCCGGGGCGATCGCGGCCCTCACCGCCGCGGGGGCCCACGTACCCGACGCGGAGGTCGAGCGCCGTCGTCGCCTCGCCACGACGGACGACCTGGCGACGATCATCTACACCTCGGGCACGACCGGACGCCCCAAGGGCGTCGAGCTGACGCACGGGAACTTCACCCTGACTGCCCTCAACACCGTCGCGGATGTGCCCGAGGTGTTCAACGGCCAGGGGCGCGCGATGCTGTTCCTGCCGCTCGCGCACGTGTTCGCGCGGTTCATCGAGGTCATCGCCGTGGCCGGTGGGTCGGTGCTGGGGCATTGCCCCGACGTCCGCGACCTGGTCGCCAGCCTCAAGCAGTTCCAGCCCACCTATGTGTTGGGCGTCCCGCGCATCTTCGAGAAGGTCTACAACGCCGCCGAGCAGTCCTCGGCGGCCGAGAAGGCCCGCGGGTACTTCAACTGGGCGACCGCCGTCGCGATCGCCTACTCGCGGGCGCTGGACACCCCTCGGGGCCCGTCGCTGTGGCTGCGGTTCCAGCGGCTGTTCGCCGACGGCCTGGTGTACTCGAAGCTGCGCGGCCAGTTCGGCGGCAAGGCCAAGTACGCCGTCTCGGGCGGTGGTCCGCTGGGGGAGCGGCTCGGCCACTTCTACCGCGGCGTGGGGATCAACATCATCGAGGGCTACGGCCTGACCGAGTGCACGGCGCCGACGTCCGTCAACCGCCCGGGCGGCACCCGGATCGGCAGCGTCGGCACGCCGCTGCCCGGCTGCTCGGCGCGCATCGCCGAGGACGGGGAGATCCTGCTGCGCGGCCCGCACATCTTCCGCGGGTACCACAACGACCCGGCCGCGACCGCCGAGGCCTTCGACGGCGAGTGGTTCCGCACGGGCGACCTCGGCGCGATCGACGAGGACGGGTTCTTGAGCATCACCGGACGCAAGAAGGAGATCATCATCACCGCGGGAGGCAAGAACGTGGCCCCCGCGGTGCTGGAGGACCGGGTGCGCGCGCACGCCCTGGTGTCCCAGTGCGTCGTCGTCGGCGACAACCGTCCGTTCATCGGCGCCCTCATCACGCTCGACCCCGAGGGCCTGGCCGGATGGCTGACCATGCACGGCAAGCCGAGCATGACCGTCGAACAGGCCATGACCGACCCCGACGTCCTCGCGTCGCTCGACGCCGCCGTCGCCCGCGCCAACGAGGCGGTGTCGAAGGCCGAGTCGATCCGCAAGCACCGCCTGCTCACCGGCGACTTCACGATCGCCAACGGCTACCTGACCCCGTCGATGAAGGTCAAGCGCGCCGTCGTGCTCGCCGACTTCGCCGACGACGTCGAGGCGCTCTACAGCGCCGGACGCGACCGCGAGCCGGCGGCCGCGCGGTGA
- a CDS encoding YgjV family protein, producing MEFLGMPIEIGLDRFILAQAFGVLTLVFNFWSYQMEDQRKYFLRFTIGSAFWLAMYLAMGAQLPVILVAVFSTLRGVVFWWALGVDSPWRRMFARRLMYTTLAIAFAAAVVAIPGARPETRPLQVFLLIGVVLFVIGQYMPGVYLVRVFATVYAVAVLLVNTPLDTFNPIGVIIELNNLIAVAVFFVLLARRRKERARLAAIPPKALALGAAVTGA from the coding sequence ATGGAATTCCTCGGAATGCCGATCGAGATCGGCCTCGACCGCTTCATCCTCGCCCAGGCGTTCGGTGTGCTCACGCTCGTCTTCAACTTCTGGTCCTACCAGATGGAGGACCAGCGCAAGTACTTCCTGCGCTTCACCATCGGCTCCGCCTTCTGGCTCGCGATGTACCTGGCGATGGGGGCGCAGCTGCCCGTGATCCTCGTCGCGGTCTTCTCGACGCTGCGCGGCGTGGTGTTCTGGTGGGCGCTGGGCGTCGACTCGCCGTGGCGGCGCATGTTCGCCCGACGGCTCATGTACACCACGCTCGCGATCGCGTTCGCCGCCGCGGTCGTGGCGATCCCCGGGGCGCGCCCCGAGACGCGGCCGCTGCAGGTGTTCCTGCTGATCGGTGTCGTGCTGTTCGTGATCGGCCAGTACATGCCGGGGGTCTACCTGGTGCGCGTCTTCGCGACCGTCTACGCGGTGGCCGTGCTGCTGGTCAACACCCCGCTCGACACGTTCAACCCGATCGGCGTGATCATCGAGCTCAACAACCTCATCGCCGTCGCGGTGTTCTTCGTGCTGCTGGCCCGACGCCGCAAGGAGCGCGCACGGCTGGCCGCCATCCCGCCCAAGGCGCTCGCCCTGGGCGCGGCCGTGACAGGCGCGTGA